Proteins from a single region of Antechinus flavipes isolate AdamAnt ecotype Samford, QLD, Australia chromosome 2, AdamAnt_v2, whole genome shotgun sequence:
- the RABEPK gene encoding rab9 effector protein with kelch motifs isoform X1: protein MKLLQVLEPGDCPQKATWYSLAPPGLGPCARVGHNCLYLPPGQDTDRGKVFVVGGANPNGSFSDVYCIDLDTHQWDEVDCEGLLARYEHASFLPLSTPGRIWVFGGADQSGNRNCLQALDLETRIWSTPNVTGTPPSPRTFHTASAIIGNQLYVFGGGEKGAKPVQDTQLHVFDAMTLTWSQPETCGEPPPPRHGHVMVALGPKLFVHGGLAGDEFYDDLYCIDTNDMKWEKLETTGDVPSGCAAHSAVALGKHLYIFGGMAPTGALATMYQYHIEKQHWSLLKFDTYSPPGRLDHSMCIIPWRVAPAAAEEHTNVGSVTSNVEKEDLADEIVKEGDQKVTDTFLCLVFGGMNTEGEIYNDCVVTPVD from the exons GTACTCCTTGGCACCCCCTGGACTTGGCCCCTGTGCTCGAGTTGGCCATAACTGTCTCTACCTTCCCCCTGGTCAAGATACCGATCGAGGAAAAGTCTTCGTAGTTGGGGGAGCGAATCCTAATGGCAGCTTCTCAGATGTGTACTGCATTGATCTGG ATACTCATCAGTGGGATGAAGTGGATTGTGAAGGTCTATTGGCCCGCTATGAGCATGCCAGTTTCCTTCCCCTCAGCACCCCTGGCAGGATCTGGGTGTTTGGAGGAGCAGACCAATCAGGGAACCGAAATTGCTTGCAAGCATTGGATCTTG AAACCAGGATATGGAGCACTCCTAATGTGACTGGCACACCACCATCTCCAAGAACATTTCACACAGCATCCGCGATCATCGGAAACCAACTATATGTTTTTGGTGGTGGGGAAAAAGGAGCCAAACCTGTTCAGGACACGCAGCTCCATGTATTTGACGCAA TGACATTAACCTGGTCACAGCCTGAAACCTGTGGGGAACCACCCCCACCCCGTCATGGACATGTGATGGTGGCCTTAGGGCCGAAACTTTTTGTCCATGGTGGCTTAGCAGGGGATGAATTCTATGATGATCTGTATTGCATAGACACAA ATGACATGAAATGGGAGAAGTTGGAGACTACAGGTGATGTTCCTTCAGGCTGTGCTGCCCATTCTGCTGTGGCTCTGGGGAAGCACTTATACATCTTTGGAGGAATGGCTCCCACAGGGGCTTTGGCTACAATGTACCAAtatcacatag AAAAACAACACTGGAGCCTGCTTAAGTTTGATACATATTCACCCCCTGGACGACTGGACCATTCAATGTGCATCATTCCTTGGCGTGTGGCTCCTGCCGCTGCAGAAGAACATACAAATGTAGGCAGTGTCACCAGCAATGTAGAGAAAGAAGACTTAGCTGATGAAATTGTGAAAGAAGGTGATCAGAAAGTGACAGATACATTCCTATGCTTAGTGTTTGGTGGGATGAATACTGAAGGGGAAATCTATAATGACTGTGTTGTAACACCAGTTGActaa
- the RABEPK gene encoding rab9 effector protein with kelch motifs isoform X2: MKLLQVLEPGDCPQKATWYSLAPPGLGPCARVGHNCLYLPPGQDTDRGKVFVVGGANPNGSFSDVYCIDLDTHQWDEVDCEGLLARYEHASFLPLSTPGRIWVFGGADQSGNRNCLQALDLETRIWSTPNVTGTPPSPRTFHTASAIIGNQLYVFGGGEKGAKPVQDTQLHVFDANDMKWEKLETTGDVPSGCAAHSAVALGKHLYIFGGMAPTGALATMYQYHIEKQHWSLLKFDTYSPPGRLDHSMCIIPWRVAPAAAEEHTNVGSVTSNVEKEDLADEIVKEGDQKVTDTFLCLVFGGMNTEGEIYNDCVVTPVD; encoded by the exons GTACTCCTTGGCACCCCCTGGACTTGGCCCCTGTGCTCGAGTTGGCCATAACTGTCTCTACCTTCCCCCTGGTCAAGATACCGATCGAGGAAAAGTCTTCGTAGTTGGGGGAGCGAATCCTAATGGCAGCTTCTCAGATGTGTACTGCATTGATCTGG ATACTCATCAGTGGGATGAAGTGGATTGTGAAGGTCTATTGGCCCGCTATGAGCATGCCAGTTTCCTTCCCCTCAGCACCCCTGGCAGGATCTGGGTGTTTGGAGGAGCAGACCAATCAGGGAACCGAAATTGCTTGCAAGCATTGGATCTTG AAACCAGGATATGGAGCACTCCTAATGTGACTGGCACACCACCATCTCCAAGAACATTTCACACAGCATCCGCGATCATCGGAAACCAACTATATGTTTTTGGTGGTGGGGAAAAAGGAGCCAAACCTGTTCAGGACACGCAGCTCCATGTATTTGACGCAA ATGACATGAAATGGGAGAAGTTGGAGACTACAGGTGATGTTCCTTCAGGCTGTGCTGCCCATTCTGCTGTGGCTCTGGGGAAGCACTTATACATCTTTGGAGGAATGGCTCCCACAGGGGCTTTGGCTACAATGTACCAAtatcacatag AAAAACAACACTGGAGCCTGCTTAAGTTTGATACATATTCACCCCCTGGACGACTGGACCATTCAATGTGCATCATTCCTTGGCGTGTGGCTCCTGCCGCTGCAGAAGAACATACAAATGTAGGCAGTGTCACCAGCAATGTAGAGAAAGAAGACTTAGCTGATGAAATTGTGAAAGAAGGTGATCAGAAAGTGACAGATACATTCCTATGCTTAGTGTTTGGTGGGATGAATACTGAAGGGGAAATCTATAATGACTGTGTTGTAACACCAGTTGActaa